A genomic stretch from Drosophila gunungcola strain Sukarami unplaced genomic scaffold, Dgunungcola_SK_2 000148F, whole genome shotgun sequence includes:
- the LOC128265709 gene encoding 26S proteasome regulatory subunit 6B, producing MPYNMDILMPEKDELSDMKPKDAHSSLDELDIDDLYVRYKKLQKTLEFIEVQEEYIKDEQRNLKKEYLHAQEEVKRIQSVPLVIGQFLEAVDQNTGIVGSTTGSNYYVRILSTIDRELLKPSASVALHKHSNALVDVLPPEADSSISMLQPDEKPDVSYADIGGMDMQKQEIREAVELPLTHFELYKQIGIDPPRGVLMYGPPGCGKTMLAKAVAHHTTASFIRVVGSEFVQKYLGEGPRMVRDVFRLAKENAPAIIFIDEIDAIATKRFDAQTGADREVQRILLELLNQMDGFDQTTNVKVIMATNRADTLDPALLRPGRLDRKIEFPLPDRRQKRLVFSTITSKMNLSEDVDLEEFVARPDKISGADINAICQEAGMHAVRENRYIVLAKDFEKGYKNNIKKDEQEHEFYK from the exons ATGCCGTACAATATGGACATACTGATGCCGGAGAAG GACGAGCTGTCCGACATGAAACCGAAAGATGCGCACAGTTCCCTGGACGAACTGGACATCGATGATCTGTATGTGCGCTACAAG AAACTACAAAAGACCCTCGAATTCATCGAGGTGCAGGAGGAGTACATCAAGGATGAGCAGCGTAACCTGAAGAAGGAGTACCTGCACGCCCAGGAGGAGGTGAAGCGCATCCAGTCCGTGCCGCTGGTCATTGGCCAGTTCCTGGAGGCCGTCGACCAGAACACAGGCATCGTGGGCTCCACCACCGGCTCCAACTACTACGTGCGCATCCTGTCCACCATCGACCGGGAGCTGCTGAAGCCCTCCGCCTCGGTGGCCCTGCACAAGCACAGCAACGCCCTTGTGGACGTACTGCCGCCGGAGGCGGACAGCTCCATCTCCATGCTGCAGCCAGACGAGAAGCCGGACGTGAGCTATGCGGACATCGGTGGCATGGACATGCAGAAGCAGGAGATCCGGGAGGCCGTCGAGCTGCCGCTGACCCACTTCGAGCTGTACAAGCAGATCGGCATTGATCCGCCGCGCGGCGTCCTCATGTACGGTCCGCCGGGATGCGGCAAGACCATGCTGGCCAAGGCGGTGGCCCATCACACCACGGCCTCGTTCATCCGCGTGGTCGGATCGGAGTTCGTGCAGAAGTATCTGGGCGAGGGGCCGCGCATGGTGCGCGACGTATTCCGGCTGGCCAAGGAGAACGCGCCGGCCATCATCTTTATCGACGAGATCGACGCCATTGCCACCAAGCGATTCGATGCCCAGACGGGCGCCGATCGCGAGGTGCAGCGCATCCTGCTCGAGCTGCTCAACCAGATGGACGGCTTCGATCAGACCACCAACGTCAAGGTGATCATGGCCACCAACAGGGCGGACACCCTGGATCCGGCCCTGCTGCGTCCCGGTCGGCTGGACCGAAAGATCGAGTTCCCGCTGCCCGATCGCCGTCAGAAGCGTCTGGTCTTCTCCACCATCACCTCGAAGATGAACCTCAGCGAGGACGTTGATCTCGAGGAGTTTGTGGCGCGGCCGGACAAGATCTCCGGCGCCGACATCAATGCCATCTGCCAGGAGGCGGGCATGCACGCGGTGCGCGAGAACCGCTACATCGTCCTGGCCAAGGACTTCGAGAAGGGCTACAAGAACAACATCAAGAAGGACGAGCAGGAGCACGAGTTCTACAAATAG
- the LOC128265710 gene encoding protein SPT2 homolog, with the protein MSKSIPITRDSHNTPKITKRTNARGLQSVYSKPPAAVMGSQKREGGASAATRATGATGATGATGSTRATRATGSTGATGATGATGSTEATRATRATRATRATGSTGATGATGATRATGATRATGSTGATGATGATGATGATRATRATRATRATGSTGATGATRATGSTGATKTGNRAKGNDHVAQNSGTDRIWNCNKPNIAKPTKKTYNVYAKQKTSSSNGKVESSNASLKQSVRPPTPVNRAKKEKDDGKTGKKPSNYESFYVPFSKKKAIESSPEKQDVKKPTNREQFQQLRPAGERYVMKANEMADLIAEVKLRQGKETMENVPPVLPPPQFADDPEGFRRRLQLQRSRTQTLFSIVDCDELLFKYACHLPFVRSPANPDASRPRMRVLSSL; encoded by the coding sequence ATGTCAAAATCGATACCAATTACTCGTGATAGCCACAACACGCCCAAAATCACAAAACGTACCAATGCGCGGGGTCTGCAATCCGTTTACAGCAAGCCTCCTGCTGCTGTGATGGGCAGCCAAAAAAGAGAAGGAGGAGCCAGTGCCGCCACCAGAGCCACCGGAGCCACCGGAGCCACCGGAGCCACCGGATCCACCAGAGCCACCAGAGCCACCGGATCCACCGGAGCCACCGGAGCCACCGGAGCCACCGGATCCACCGAAGCCACCAGAGCCACCAGAGCCACCAGAGCCACCAGAGCCACCGGATCCACCGGAGCCACCGGAGCCACCGGAGCCACCAGAGCCACCGGAGCCACCAGAGCCACCGGATCCACCGGAGCCACCGGAGCCACCGGAGCCACCGGAGCCACCGGAGCAACCAGAGCCACCAGAGCCACCAGAGCCACCAGAGCCACCGGATCCACCGGAGCCACCGGAGCCACCAGAGCCACCGGATCCACCGGAGCCACCAAGACTGGTAACCGGGCCAAAGGCAACGATCATGTGGCGCAGAACAGTGGAACTGATCGCATCTGGAACTGCAACAAGCCCAATATTGCAAAACCAACAAAGAAAACCTACAACGTCTATGCCAAACAGAAGACTAGTTCATCGAACGGGAAAGTAGAGTCGTCCAATGCCAGCCTCAAGCAGTCGGTGCGTCCCCCGACTCCAGTTAATCGTGCCAAAAAGGAGAAGGACGACGGGAAAACTGGAAAGAAGCCAAGCAATTATGAGTCCTTCTATGTGCCCTTCTCGAAAAAGAAAGCCATTGAAAGCTCGCCCGAAAAGCAAGACGTTAAGAAACCTACGAATCGCGAGCAGTTTCAGCAACTGCGGCCAGCAGGAGAGCGTTATGTGATGAAGGCCAATGAGATGGCAGACCTGATTGCCGAGGTGAAGTTGCGCCAAGGGAAAGAAACCATGGAGAATGTGCCGCCAGTGCTGCCGCCACCACAGTTTGCTGATGATCCCGAGGGGTTCAGGAGGCGACTACAACTCCAACGCTCCCGCACACAGACGCTCTTCTCGATTGTGGACTGCGACGAGTTGCTGTTCAAGTACGCCTGTCATCTGCCCTTTGTCCGGAGTCCGGCGAATCCCGATGCCAGTCGCCCGAGGATGCGCGTGCTCTCGTCACTCTAG
- the LOC128265706 gene encoding signal recognition particle receptor subunit alpha homolog, which translates to MLDFVVIFTKGGVVLWHSNASGSSFASCINSLIRGVILEDRNTEAKYFEEDNLAVQFKLDNELDLVYAAIFQKVIKLTYLDGFLSDMQVAFKDKFGGIPAAERLGGDYDFDREYRRVLSAAEEASAKQVKAPKAMRSYNESQKSKKTVASMIQDDKKPTEKRVNIQESTQPPSKQQSSPPPASMDDIIRENRRKLREKLTPTKKTSPGDPKPSKPSASEKAGKKPRVWDLGGNSKDAVMLDRSKDAPEDVQYQNINSELVGTMQGVIRDLDVESEDEVEDDGEESSSEEEEQQVQSKKSKRGGLLSYFKGIVGAKTMSLADLQPALEKMRDHLISKNVATEIAAKLCDSVATSLDGKQMGTFDSIASQVKEALTQSLVRILSPKRRIDIIRDALESKRNGRPYTIIFCGVNGVGKSTNLAKICFWLIENDFNVLIAACDTFRAGAVEQLRTHTRHLNALHPAAKHDGRTMVQLYEKGYGKDAAGIAMEAIKFAHDTRVDVVLVDTAGRMQDNEPLMRSLSKLIKVNNPDLVLFVGEALVGNEAVDQLVKFNQSLADYSSNENPHIIDGIVLTKFDTIDDKVGAAISMTYITGQPIVFVGTGQTYADLKAINVNAVVNSLMK; encoded by the exons ATGTTGGACTTTGTGGTGATATTCACCAAGGGCGGCGTGGTGCTGTGGCACTCGAATGCGTCCGGTAGCAGCTTCGCCTCGTGCATCAACAGTCTGATACGTGGCGTTATCCTGGAG GACCGCAACACAGAGGCCAAGTACTTCGAGGAGGACAACCTGGCCGTCCAGTTTAAGCTGGACAACGAACTGGACCTGGTCTACGCGGCCATTTTCCAGAAGGTGATCAAGCTGACCTACCTGGATGGCTTCCTCTCCGACATGCAGGTGGCCTTCAAGGACAAGTTCGGCGGCATTCCCGCGGCGGAGCGACTGGGCGGCGACTATGACTTCGATCGCGAGTACCGTCGCGTCCTCAGTGCCGCCGAGGAGGCCTCCGCCAAGCAGGTGAAGGCTCCCAAGGCCATGCGCTCCTACAATGAGTCGCAAAAGTCGAAGAAGACCGTCGCCTCGATGATCCAGGACGACAAGAAGCCGACGGAGAAGCGGGTCAACATCCAGGAGAGCACCCAGCCGCCGTCCAAGCAGCAGTCCTCGCCGCCGCCCGCCTCCATGGACGACATCATCCGTGAGAATCGGCGAAAGCTGCGCGAGAAACTCACGCCCACCAAGAAGACCTCGCCCGGTGATCCCAAGCCCAGCAAGCCCAGTGCCTCCGAGAAGGCCGGCAAGAAGCCACGTGTCTGGGACCTGGGCGGCAACTCCAAGGACGCCGTCATGCTCGATCGCTCCAAGGATGCGCCCGAGGATGTCCAGTACCAGAACATTAACAGCGAG CTGGTGGGCACGATGCAGGGCGTGATCCGCGACCTGGACGTGGAGAGTGAGGATGAAGTGGAGGACGATGGCGAAGAGTCCTcctccgaggaggaggagcagcaggtgCAGTCCAAAAAGAGCAAACGCGGCGGCCTGCTCTCCTACTTCAAGGGAATTGTGGGCGCCAAGACCATGTCGCTGGCCGATCTGCAGCCGGCGCTGGAGAAGATGCGCGACCATCTGATATCGAAGAACGTGGCCACGGAGATCGCGGCCAAGCTGTGCGACTCGGTGGCCACCAGTCTGGATGGCAAGCAGATGGGCACCTTCGACAGCATCGCCAGCCAGGTGAAGGAGGCGCTGACCCAGTCGCTGGTGAGGATTCTCTCCCCGAAACGGCGCATCGACATCATTCGCGATGCTTTGGAGTCGAAGCGCAACGGTCGACCGTACACGATAATCTTCTGCGGCGTGAATGGCGTGGGCAAGTCCACCAATCTGGCGAAGATCTGCTTCTGGCTGATCGAGAACGACTTCAATGTACTGATCGCGGCCTGTGACACCTTCCGTGCCGGCGCCGTGGAGCAGCTGCGGACACACACCCGCCATCTGAACGCACTGCATCCGGCGGCCAAGCACGATGGCCGCACCATGGTCCAGCTGTACGAGAAGGGCTACGGCAAGGATGCCGCCGGCATTGCCATGGAGGCCATCAAGTTCGCCCACGACACGCGCGTGGACGTGGTCCTGGTCGACACCGCCGGTCGCATGCAGGATAACGAGCCGCTCATGCGCTCCCTGTCCAAGCTGATCAAGGTCAACAATCCCGACCTGGTGCTCTTCGTGGGCGAGGCACTGGTGGGCAACGAGGCCGTCGACCAGCTGGTCAAGTTCAATCAGTCGCTGGCCGACTACTCCTCCAACGAGAACCCGCACATCATCGACGGCATCGTGCTGACCAAGTTCGACACCATCGACGACAAGGTGGGCGCCGCCATCTCGATGACCTACATCACCGGCCAGCCAATCGTGTTCGTGGGCACGGGCCAGACGTACGCTGACCTCAAGGCCATCAACGTGAACGCCGTGGTCAACTCGCTGATGAAGTAG